One Echinicola strongylocentroti DNA window includes the following coding sequences:
- a CDS encoding metal ABC transporter ATP-binding protein has protein sequence MIQQIENPAVEVHDLMVSYGQNPVLWNIDLTLPSGALIGILGPNGAGKSTLIKAIMGLIEANSGYSRLFDQELNQVRNRVSYVPQRESVDWDFPASALDIVMMGTYHHLGLFKRPGKKEKELALACLEKVNMKAFAKRQISELSGGQQQRVFIARALAQQADIYFMDEPFAGVDMSTEKALVELFREMTASGKTVIVVHHDIYSAGTYFDWLIMLNMHLVASGPTKEVLTEELLTKTYGGKLSTLTDIGEVIKKSDFNPLKS, from the coding sequence ATGATACAACAAATAGAGAACCCGGCAGTTGAGGTCCATGACCTGATGGTCAGTTATGGCCAAAACCCGGTACTATGGAATATCGACCTTACCTTGCCATCAGGAGCACTGATAGGTATCTTAGGGCCAAATGGCGCCGGCAAATCCACGCTCATCAAGGCCATCATGGGCTTGATAGAAGCCAACAGCGGTTATTCAAGGTTGTTTGACCAAGAGTTAAACCAAGTCAGAAACAGGGTGAGCTACGTCCCTCAGCGTGAGTCGGTCGACTGGGACTTCCCCGCTTCCGCATTGGACATTGTTATGATGGGGACCTACCATCACTTGGGACTGTTCAAAAGACCCGGAAAGAAGGAAAAGGAATTGGCCCTAGCGTGTTTGGAAAAAGTAAACATGAAAGCATTTGCCAAGAGGCAGATCAGTGAGCTCTCCGGAGGCCAACAGCAAAGGGTGTTTATCGCAAGGGCTTTGGCACAGCAAGCAGACATCTATTTTATGGATGAGCCTTTTGCCGGGGTGGACATGAGCACCGAAAAAGCCCTCGTAGAGCTGTTCAGGGAAATGACTGCCAGTGGCAAAACAGTAATCGTCGTCCACCATGACATCTACTCTGCTGGCACCTACTTCGACTGGCTGATCATGCTCAATATGCACTTGGTGGCCTCTGGCCCGACCAAGGAGGTGCTTACCGAAGAGCTATTGACCAAAACCTATGGTGGCAAGTTATCCACACTCACCGATATTGGAGAAGTGATCAAGAAAAGTGACTTCAACCCATTAAAGAGCTGA
- a CDS encoding metal-dependent transcriptional regulator gives MLSLTYAEENYLKAIYHLSEGGQHNVSTNDLSKEMKTKPASVSDMLRRLSEKAVINYRKYYGVTITEEGKKSALQIIRKHRLWEVFLVEKLMFSWDEVHEVAEELEHVKSNLLIQRLDDFLGNPKYDPHGDPIPDEYGDVKARPRMPLNGLHINDGGQIVAVKDSSAAFLRYLDKVGAYIGARIKILDKVEFDGSLEILVDNKKNLFMSKDVASNILVIQTS, from the coding sequence ATGCTATCATTGACATACGCAGAAGAGAATTATTTAAAAGCCATCTACCATTTGTCAGAAGGCGGTCAACACAACGTATCCACCAATGACCTCTCCAAAGAGATGAAAACCAAACCTGCCTCGGTGAGCGACATGCTTAGAAGGTTGTCCGAAAAAGCAGTGATCAACTACCGGAAATACTACGGCGTCACCATCACAGAGGAAGGCAAAAAATCAGCACTTCAGATCATTCGTAAGCACCGTCTCTGGGAGGTCTTTTTGGTAGAAAAATTGATGTTCAGCTGGGACGAGGTACACGAAGTAGCGGAGGAATTGGAGCATGTCAAATCCAACTTGTTGATCCAGCGTTTGGATGACTTCCTTGGCAATCCCAAATATGACCCCCACGGCGACCCCATCCCTGATGAATACGGCGATGTAAAAGCCCGACCGAGAATGCCCCTGAACGGACTTCATATCAATGATGGAGGACAGATCGTAGCAGTTAAAGACAGCAGCGCAGCATTTCTGCGTTACTTGGATAAAGTAGGTGCCTATATTGGCGCACGGATCAAGATCCTCGATAAAGTGGAATTTGATGGATCATTGGAAATTTTGGTTGACAATAAAAAAAACTTGTTCATGTCCAAGGACGTTGCAAGTAACATCTTAGTCATACAAACCTCATGA
- a CDS encoding metal ABC transporter permease, whose amino-acid sequence MEEFIYFFSFQDPNVLMVVTGIVLLSISTAMVGTFTFLDKKALVGDAISHAVLPGVCLAFMLSGSKNPYWIVSGAFVTGALSTYAITWVSNYTKLKEDTVIASVLSIFFGVGIVMMTQLQQTGNASLSGLDHFIFGNAISIVGQDLWVYGFLALAIIIVILLFYKEFQLMVFNRSFAESIGLPVKRLEFLFNSLMVLAVVTGIQAIGVVLMAALLITPAAAAKFWTNRLSIMLLIAVIFSVISGIVGAYISFVLPHMPTGPWVVIVLSLIAFLSFFFSTKKGILTKWIAKRNYQRKIHRDHILKALFAANEKGKEGLATPDVHANFPGKSFRTQSAINKLEKNNYITESQSVISLTQQGLKEAGRIVRLHRLWELYMTEYMNIAPDHVHDSAEKLEHIITPELEKQLDKNLNFPQEDPHQSIIPRDQDKS is encoded by the coding sequence ATGGAAGAATTCATCTATTTCTTTTCCTTTCAGGATCCTAACGTCCTTATGGTCGTCACAGGCATCGTTTTGCTGTCCATTAGTACTGCCATGGTGGGGACATTCACCTTTCTGGACAAAAAGGCATTGGTGGGCGACGCCATTTCACATGCAGTTCTTCCCGGGGTCTGCTTGGCATTTATGCTTTCGGGTAGCAAAAATCCTTATTGGATCGTTTCCGGGGCTTTTGTTACGGGTGCCTTGTCCACCTATGCCATCACTTGGGTATCCAATTACACCAAGCTCAAAGAAGACACGGTCATTGCTTCAGTATTGTCGATATTCTTTGGCGTAGGGATCGTGATGATGACCCAGCTGCAGCAAACCGGAAATGCCTCCCTTTCAGGCTTGGACCATTTTATTTTTGGCAATGCCATTTCCATTGTCGGTCAGGACTTATGGGTTTATGGCTTTTTGGCTTTGGCCATCATCATAGTGATATTGCTTTTTTATAAGGAATTCCAACTTATGGTGTTCAATCGGTCTTTTGCAGAAAGTATTGGACTTCCGGTCAAGCGACTTGAATTTTTGTTTAATTCACTCATGGTGCTGGCAGTGGTGACTGGCATCCAGGCCATTGGTGTGGTGCTAATGGCGGCGCTATTGATCACCCCTGCTGCTGCCGCCAAATTTTGGACCAATCGTCTTAGCATAATGCTCTTGATCGCGGTCATCTTTTCGGTGATTTCCGGCATTGTCGGTGCCTATATTTCATTTGTGCTGCCCCATATGCCCACCGGACCTTGGGTGGTCATCGTACTTTCTCTGATCGCCTTTTTATCGTTTTTCTTCTCCACCAAAAAAGGAATCCTTACCAAGTGGATTGCCAAAAGAAATTATCAACGCAAGATCCATCGCGATCATATTCTAAAAGCGCTGTTTGCCGCCAATGAAAAAGGTAAGGAAGGTCTGGCCACTCCAGATGTCCATGCCAACTTCCCCGGAAAAAGCTTTAGGACGCAGTCTGCCATCAACAAATTGGAAAAAAACAATTATATCACCGAAAGTCAATCAGTCATCTCACTAACCCAACAAGGACTTAAAGAAGCCGGTAGAATCGTTCGGCTACACCGTTTGTGGGAGCTGTACATGACCGAATACATGAACATCGCTCCTGATCATGTTCATGACAGTGCCGAGAAACTGGAGCACATCATCACTCCTGAGCTAGAAAAACAATTGGACAAAAACTTGAACTTTCCCCAAGAAGATCCACACCAATCCATTATTCCACGAGACCAAGATAAATCATGA
- a CDS encoding phytanoyl-CoA dioxygenase family protein has translation MAGNKKALIRYITIDKCLRDSNRRWTLNDLITACSEAMYHYEGVDKRVSKRTIQMDLQHMRSEEPGYNAPIVVSKKKFYSYEDPTFSIMDTPLTEQDSQQLTEVVDILKQYRDFTYFQGVNGLVQQLENEILTLGHSDPSSVIPAIENTQNEVEDINKQSPLLLNEQRLSALDWKLRERGSYIFPPIYTQNEIKLITEHIDKYLYENSTNNSSSLIHSLFQKIPELSPLIFNKNLTTILNAVDIDLFVMKAAVVDTLSLGDQRANNWREDITINVKNSTPIAGYTDWRECDGYYNVRPPAKLLKHGLVIRIHLEETIEENGALRILPGSHKKKLIEDEVYSPPINRFPAIAEVSSGGLHLMKPLLVHSTSYNEMGNSAKVIHIALNSLNLPRGLDWAEKHEIGMERSYH, from the coding sequence ATGGCCGGAAACAAAAAAGCCCTAATCCGTTATATTACCATTGACAAGTGCCTTAGGGACAGCAATCGTCGTTGGACACTGAACGATCTCATCACGGCTTGCTCTGAGGCAATGTACCATTATGAAGGTGTGGATAAAAGGGTAAGCAAAAGGACCATCCAAATGGACCTACAACATATGCGCAGTGAAGAACCTGGCTATAATGCTCCCATCGTCGTTTCTAAGAAAAAGTTTTACAGCTATGAGGACCCTACTTTTTCTATCATGGATACTCCACTAACTGAGCAGGACTCCCAGCAACTGACGGAAGTGGTGGATATATTAAAGCAATACAGAGATTTCACCTACTTTCAAGGAGTAAATGGACTTGTGCAGCAATTGGAAAATGAAATTTTGACCCTAGGTCATTCCGATCCGTCTTCGGTGATACCTGCTATAGAAAATACGCAGAACGAAGTGGAAGACATAAATAAGCAGTCTCCCCTCCTTCTAAATGAACAAAGACTGTCTGCATTGGATTGGAAATTACGTGAGAGAGGATCGTATATTTTTCCTCCTATTTACACCCAGAACGAAATTAAACTGATCACTGAGCACATCGACAAGTACCTGTATGAAAACAGTACAAATAACTCGTCTTCGTTAATTCACAGCCTATTTCAAAAAATACCTGAATTATCCCCTTTGATTTTCAATAAAAACCTGACAACTATTCTAAATGCTGTGGATATTGACTTGTTTGTGATGAAAGCTGCTGTAGTCGACACCTTGTCACTTGGAGACCAACGCGCTAACAATTGGCGCGAAGACATCACTATCAATGTAAAAAACAGTACACCAATAGCAGGATATACAGACTGGCGTGAATGCGATGGTTATTATAATGTCCGTCCTCCTGCCAAATTATTAAAACACGGCTTGGTCATCAGGATCCATTTAGAGGAAACGATCGAAGAAAATGGTGCATTAAGAATCTTGCCAGGCTCCCACAAGAAGAAATTGATTGAAGATGAAGTATATTCACCACCAATTAACCGGTTTCCTGCGATTGCGGAGGTGAGTTCAGGAGGCCTTCACCTGATGAAACCGTTACTGGTACACAGCACTTCCTATAACGAGATGGGAAATTCGGCAAAAGTTATCCACATCGCACTTAACTCCCTGAACCTCCCCCGTGGCCTTGATTGGGCCGAAAAGCATGAAATTGGGATGGAACGCAGTTACCACTGA
- a CDS encoding glycosyltransferase, translating to MKKTNIVIASILKPLTDSRAFYKLAISLRETNKYHINIIGFLEKNPPKLENIEFTAIFDKDRLHPTRLLVPFRFFSQLLHIRPSLVIVTTYELLFPALILKPFVGYKLIYDLQENYAKNIRHNRTLSKWLRYPASVYIQIVEKIGKPFVDHYFMAEQCYPQEFPDIKNYTVLENKHHGNVDNKPSFYLPTTAIKFILTGTLTKVYGIEEGIQWFKRLKSHFPQAQLSIVGYAPMADFRSKIRELSINSPDIHLQLSDHPLNQQVIISAMKEADILLLPYRWLPSIWSKIPTKIYEALAMKIPMIIPENPLWIKLIAPYPAGTAVDFSQLNAGQLRTMIAQQQFTQPVGEEVTWESEKPKLLQLVEKLLGQ from the coding sequence ATGAAAAAAACCAATATTGTCATTGCTTCAATATTAAAGCCTCTTACCGATAGTAGGGCTTTTTACAAGCTGGCAATTTCACTTCGTGAAACAAATAAATACCACATTAACATCATAGGATTTTTAGAAAAAAATCCGCCAAAACTGGAAAATATTGAATTTACTGCAATCTTCGACAAGGACCGGTTGCACCCTACACGACTGCTAGTGCCTTTTAGGTTTTTTTCACAGCTGCTCCACATTCGACCGAGCTTAGTTATTGTTACCACCTACGAACTCCTCTTTCCTGCCTTGATCCTAAAGCCGTTTGTGGGATATAAACTAATCTATGATTTGCAGGAAAATTACGCTAAAAACATACGGCATAACCGGACTTTGAGTAAATGGCTCAGGTACCCAGCGTCGGTATATATACAAATTGTGGAAAAAATCGGCAAGCCCTTCGTGGATCATTACTTCATGGCAGAGCAATGTTATCCACAGGAGTTTCCTGATATCAAAAATTATACAGTACTGGAAAATAAGCATCATGGAAATGTGGATAACAAACCTAGTTTTTATCTTCCGACAACGGCGATTAAATTTATCCTAACAGGAACCCTCACCAAGGTCTATGGCATCGAAGAAGGCATCCAATGGTTCAAGCGCCTAAAGTCGCATTTTCCACAGGCACAATTATCCATAGTAGGTTATGCCCCGATGGCTGACTTCAGGTCAAAGATCAGGGAGCTTTCCATCAACTCACCTGATATACACCTTCAGCTCAGCGACCACCCCCTCAACCAACAAGTCATTATTTCAGCCATGAAAGAGGCTGATATCCTGCTTTTGCCATATCGGTGGCTACCCAGTATTTGGTCCAAAATCCCGACCAAAATCTATGAAGCCCTGGCCATGAAAATCCCCATGATCATCCCGGAAAATCCATTGTGGATAAAGTTAATAGCGCCTTATCCAGCAGGTACAGCCGTGGACTTTTCCCAGCTAAATGCTGGTCAACTCCGTACCATGATTGCCCAACAACAATTTACCCAGCCAGTAGGTGAAGAAGTAACATGGGAAAGTGAAAAACCAAAGCTCCTTCAGCTTGTGGAAAAGTTGCTCGGACAATAA
- a CDS encoding 2,3,4,5-tetrahydropyridine-2,6-dicarboxylate N-succinyltransferase yields the protein MELKTIIENAWENRELLKEKDVQITIKTVIEELDKGKLRVAEPLEDGEWQVNDWVKKAVILYFPIQKMRTIEVGPFEFHDKMALKSDYAKQGVRVVPHAVARYGAFLASGVVMMPSYVNIGAYVEGGTMVDTWATVGSCAQIGKDVHLSGGVGIGGVLEPIQAAPVIIEDGAFVGSRAIIVEGVRVGKEAVIGAGVTLTASSKIIDVTGDEPKEYRGYVPPRSVVIPGSIAKQFAAGEYQVPCALIIGQRKESTDRKTSLNEALRENNVAV from the coding sequence ATGGAATTAAAGACTATCATCGAAAACGCCTGGGAAAACCGGGAGTTGCTGAAGGAAAAGGATGTTCAAATCACCATCAAAACGGTCATCGAAGAATTGGACAAAGGTAAGCTCCGTGTGGCAGAACCATTGGAAGATGGCGAGTGGCAGGTGAATGACTGGGTAAAGAAGGCTGTCATCCTGTATTTTCCCATCCAAAAAATGCGCACTATCGAAGTAGGGCCTTTTGAATTTCATGACAAGATGGCCCTTAAGTCTGATTATGCCAAGCAAGGAGTGAGGGTGGTTCCTCATGCAGTGGCACGATATGGCGCGTTTCTTGCAAGTGGAGTGGTAATGATGCCTTCCTATGTCAACATCGGTGCTTATGTAGAAGGTGGCACGATGGTGGATACTTGGGCGACAGTAGGCTCTTGTGCCCAGATCGGCAAAGATGTACACCTTAGCGGTGGCGTGGGAATAGGTGGCGTACTAGAGCCTATACAGGCCGCTCCCGTGATCATTGAGGATGGAGCCTTTGTAGGATCAAGGGCAATCATCGTGGAAGGTGTCCGTGTGGGCAAAGAAGCTGTTATTGGTGCCGGAGTCACTTTGACAGCCAGCTCCAAGATCATTGACGTTACTGGTGATGAGCCAAAAGAATATAGAGGCTATGTTCCTCCAAGATCAGTAGTGATCCCAGGATCTATCGCCAAGCAATTTGCCGCTGGAGAATACCAGGTGCCATGTGCCTTGATCATTGGACAGCGCAAGGAGTCTACGGATCGCAAGACCTCACTAAATGAGGCATTGCGTGAAAACAACGTAGCCGTATAG
- a CDS encoding tetratricopeptide repeat protein, which yields MLKRSFMGLCVCAALFSGCGNSGESKGDALFQQGSYQEAIAAYSDRLATKPKDVEALYSRGRAYEELGDLESAKADFEAGFKLDDKNVKLLMALSNVYQKEGNHERSLLYAEYATTAPGAPAMAYFMKARALHQIGSTEEAMKEYTAAIEQDKDFGQAYYYRGVLEYATKKQRSACADFEKAASLNYAAAEAAVEKYCK from the coding sequence ATGCTAAAAAGATCATTTATGGGGCTGTGCGTATGTGCAGCCCTTTTTTCGGGATGTGGAAATAGTGGAGAATCCAAAGGGGATGCACTCTTCCAACAGGGAAGCTACCAAGAAGCGATAGCTGCTTATTCAGATCGCTTGGCCACTAAGCCCAAAGATGTGGAAGCACTCTACAGCAGAGGTCGGGCTTATGAGGAGCTGGGCGACCTAGAGAGTGCAAAAGCCGACTTTGAGGCAGGATTTAAGCTGGATGATAAGAATGTAAAACTTCTCATGGCACTTTCCAATGTCTATCAAAAGGAAGGTAATCACGAACGATCGCTGTTGTATGCGGAATATGCTACAACTGCCCCCGGTGCTCCCGCCATGGCCTATTTCATGAAAGCCAGGGCACTTCACCAGATAGGAAGTACCGAAGAAGCTATGAAGGAATATACCGCAGCAATCGAACAAGATAAGGATTTTGGTCAGGCATATTATTATCGTGGCGTGCTGGAGTATGCCACCAAAAAACAACGCAGTGCTTGTGCGGACTTTGAAAAAGCCGCTTCACTGAACTATGCAGCTGCTGAAGCAGCGGTGGAAAAGTACTGCAAGTAA
- a CDS encoding metal ABC transporter solute-binding protein, Zn/Mn family, producing the protein MRIRILVLIGLVQLSACKFDKDGEREKFHITATTNIMADGVKALVGDSAVVTPIMAVGVDPHLYKASQRDLDLLFEADLVVYHGLHLEGKMVEVLHKFSRTHPVVNVGATLPPTLLISSPDYANTVDPHIWFDVHLWSIAMRNLKDKIIERKPTWEPYVNANWEKYKAQLDELDQYSAQKVKSITNQGQVLITAHDAFSYFGKAYQIEVKGLQGLSTLSEPGLNDVSSLVNFIIEKDIKAIFIEQSISPRAIKAVVEGCRRKGHQVTLAGPLYTDSLGDPEGPAGTYVGMVKTNVDEIVNNLKQHDTTNREPGS; encoded by the coding sequence ATGAGAATACGGATCTTGGTGCTGATAGGCCTCGTCCAGCTCAGCGCATGTAAATTCGACAAAGACGGGGAAAGGGAAAAATTCCATATTACGGCCACTACCAACATCATGGCCGATGGTGTGAAGGCGCTTGTAGGCGACAGCGCAGTAGTCACGCCCATCATGGCCGTCGGCGTGGACCCACATCTATACAAAGCCTCCCAACGGGATTTGGATCTGCTCTTTGAAGCAGACCTGGTGGTGTACCATGGGCTGCACCTGGAAGGGAAAATGGTGGAAGTCCTTCATAAGTTTTCACGTACACACCCTGTCGTCAATGTAGGAGCTACACTCCCCCCTACTCTACTGATCTCAAGTCCGGATTATGCCAATACCGTGGATCCCCACATTTGGTTTGACGTGCATCTTTGGAGCATCGCCATGCGTAACCTCAAAGATAAAATCATCGAAAGGAAACCAACATGGGAGCCTTATGTCAATGCCAACTGGGAAAAGTATAAGGCCCAACTCGATGAGCTTGACCAGTATAGCGCCCAAAAGGTCAAATCCATCACCAACCAAGGCCAGGTGCTGATCACTGCCCATGACGCCTTTTCTTACTTTGGCAAAGCTTACCAAATAGAGGTAAAAGGGCTCCAAGGACTGTCCACACTTAGCGAACCGGGACTGAACGACGTGTCCAGTTTGGTCAACTTTATAATAGAAAAAGACATCAAAGCCATATTTATAGAACAATCCATTTCTCCTCGGGCCATTAAAGCGGTGGTAGAAGGGTGCAGGCGGAAAGGACATCAAGTAACACTTGCAGGTCCACTCTACACTGATAGCTTGGGAGACCCTGAAGGCCCTGCGGGGACTTATGTAGGCATGGTAAAGACCAATGTGGATGAGATTGTAAATAACCTGAAACAGCATGATACAACAAATAGAGAACCCGGCAGTTGA
- a CDS encoding SLC13 family permease: MNNMLWKRSGLVLGPMAFLLIVLFFRPEGLSQEALAVMALAIWMAIWWISEAIPISATALLPLLVLPLTGALPMDDTAAPYADPKVLLYMGGFMIAVTIEKWNLHKRIALSIISLIGTDMRFIVLGFMLATALLSMWISNTATSLMMLPIAVAVVNQLAEGITQNEVTDTMIGQALMLGIAYSASIGGMATIIGTPTNIVLVGIVKELYGIEIGFAEWMLVGLPISLCLLGICWWYLVRVAYPFPKNMTLAGGKAEIQRQLTALGTISKPEVRVLIVFLLVSFCWISRVFLLQDLLPFLNDTIIALAGVIALFMIPAARGKKRLLDWKTAENIPWGILLLFGGGLSLAAGFKVTGLAAWLGGHFEALQGIHFLVFILIIVASVNFLTEITSNVATASMLLPILGAVALALGVHPYGLMVAATMAASCAFMLPVATPPNAVVFGSGYLTIPAMAKAGLWMNILSIFFITLFVYYIMPLLWGIDLKVYPF; this comes from the coding sequence ATGAATAATATGTTGTGGAAGCGTTCCGGTTTAGTGCTGGGGCCAATGGCTTTTTTGTTGATTGTTTTGTTTTTCCGTCCTGAAGGATTGTCACAGGAAGCCTTGGCTGTGATGGCTCTCGCTATTTGGATGGCCATTTGGTGGATTTCTGAGGCCATTCCGATTTCCGCTACAGCCTTATTGCCGTTGTTGGTGTTGCCATTGACAGGTGCGCTGCCTATGGATGATACGGCAGCACCGTATGCAGATCCTAAGGTATTGCTTTATATGGGAGGTTTTATGATCGCCGTGACCATAGAAAAATGGAACCTTCACAAGCGCATTGCCCTTTCGATCATCAGCTTGATCGGTACCGACATGCGTTTTATCGTCTTGGGATTTATGCTGGCCACTGCCCTGCTGTCCATGTGGATTTCCAATACCGCAACTAGCCTTATGATGCTGCCCATTGCCGTAGCGGTGGTCAACCAACTCGCTGAAGGCATCACCCAAAATGAAGTGACTGATACGATGATTGGTCAGGCCTTGATGCTTGGAATTGCCTATAGCGCTTCTATTGGCGGTATGGCGACGATTATTGGGACACCTACGAATATCGTTTTGGTGGGCATCGTAAAAGAACTTTATGGTATTGAGATTGGTTTTGCGGAATGGATGTTGGTGGGCTTGCCTATTTCGTTGTGCTTACTGGGGATTTGTTGGTGGTATTTGGTGCGCGTAGCTTATCCTTTCCCCAAAAATATGACGCTGGCTGGAGGAAAAGCTGAAATCCAACGCCAATTAACTGCCTTGGGAACCATAAGCAAACCCGAAGTACGTGTATTGATCGTCTTTTTGTTGGTGAGTTTTTGCTGGATCAGTAGGGTGTTTTTATTGCAAGACCTCCTCCCCTTTTTGAATGATACGATTATTGCTCTTGCAGGCGTTATTGCCTTGTTTATGATTCCCGCAGCACGGGGAAAAAAGCGCTTGTTGGACTGGAAGACGGCTGAAAACATCCCTTGGGGCATTTTATTGCTCTTTGGAGGTGGACTCTCGCTTGCTGCAGGCTTTAAGGTAACGGGTTTGGCAGCTTGGCTGGGAGGCCATTTTGAAGCACTGCAAGGGATCCACTTCCTGGTCTTTATCCTGATCATCGTTGCTTCGGTCAATTTCCTCACCGAAATCACCTCCAATGTAGCCACCGCTTCCATGCTGCTGCCTATTTTGGGGGCTGTTGCCTTGGCCTTGGGTGTACATCCGTATGGGCTGATGGTAGCCGCCACGATGGCTGCAAGCTGTGCCTTTATGCTCCCAGTGGCCACGCCGCCCAATGCAGTGGTGTTTGGCTCTGGCTACCTGACCATTCCTGCCATGGCCAAAGCGGGGCTTTGGATGAATATTCTTTCCATCTTTTTCATTACTTTATTTGTTTACTACATCATGCCGCTTCTGTGGGGAATTGACCTGAAGGTGTACCCTTTTTAG